In a genomic window of Akkermansia massiliensis:
- a CDS encoding L,D-transpeptidase: MKPGILALASISSILVSCNPYGRPPLFDKIAGKIQGASSQDSYLSGVGATSGVNTDLPPEARLGQGYWDLPSGIQGEKHIIIDLKQQKVFYYVGATLVGVSPMSSGKEGFGTPRGTYKIIQKDANYKSGTYGVLRSKSTGAVVNGDYNARAGGAPAGTYFDPAPMPYWMRITGGYGMHVGFVTGYPVSHGCVRLPADMAKTFFEHTPLGTKVTIR; this comes from the coding sequence ATGAAACCCGGCATACTGGCATTAGCTTCTATCAGTTCCATTCTCGTTTCCTGCAATCCATATGGAAGGCCCCCCCTGTTTGATAAAATCGCCGGGAAAATCCAGGGCGCGTCCAGCCAGGACAGCTACCTGTCCGGCGTGGGCGCCACCTCCGGCGTGAACACGGACCTGCCGCCGGAAGCCCGCCTGGGCCAGGGATACTGGGACCTGCCTTCGGGCATTCAGGGGGAAAAGCACATCATTATTGACCTCAAGCAGCAGAAAGTCTTCTACTACGTAGGGGCCACGCTGGTGGGCGTCTCTCCCATGTCCTCCGGCAAGGAAGGCTTCGGCACGCCCAGGGGAACCTACAAGATTATCCAGAAGGACGCCAACTACAAATCCGGCACGTACGGCGTTCTGCGCAGCAAATCCACCGGTGCCGTCGTCAACGGGGACTATAACGCCAGGGCCGGCGGCGCGCCCGCAGGAACCTACTTCGACCCCGCCCCCATGCCCTACTGGATGCGGATTACGGGCGGCTACGGCATGCACGTGGGCTTTGTCACCGGATACCCGGTCAGCCACGGTTGCGTGCGTCTCCCGGCAGACATGGCCAAGACGTTCTTTGAACACACACCTCTCGGAACCAAGGTCACCATCCGCTAG
- a CDS encoding zinc-dependent alcohol dehydrogenase, whose product MQQTARAAVLTAPKTFEIREYPIPAIGDDEMLIKVEACGVCGTDGHEYNRDPFGLCPVVLGHEGTGEIVAMGRNITKDTAGNPLALGDKIVTCIIPCGTCDACLNTPARTNLCENVGVYGLMPDDDVHLNGYFGEYLVIRKGSTFFNVSGMTLDQRILVEPAAVVVHSLERAKSTGLLKFNSVVLVQGCGPIGLLQIAALRTLGIETIIAVDGNDSRLELAKEMGAARTYNFTHYADLDGLLDAVKKDNGGRLADFVFQCTGVGKAGANAWKFVKRGGGLCEVGFFMDGGESVINHHYDLCNKEVTAVGSWVYSPQDYPTTFDFLKRAYGIGLPLTKLISHRFKLDEITEALETNVQMKGIKIAVICD is encoded by the coding sequence ATGCAACAAACCGCACGCGCCGCTGTCCTGACAGCTCCCAAGACATTTGAAATCCGTGAATACCCCATTCCCGCCATCGGGGATGATGAAATGCTGATCAAGGTGGAAGCCTGCGGCGTTTGCGGCACGGACGGCCACGAGTACAACCGGGACCCCTTCGGCCTCTGCCCCGTGGTGCTGGGCCATGAAGGCACCGGGGAAATCGTCGCCATGGGCAGGAATATCACGAAGGACACGGCGGGCAATCCCCTGGCCCTGGGGGACAAGATCGTCACCTGCATCATCCCCTGCGGCACCTGTGACGCCTGCCTGAATACCCCGGCCCGCACCAACCTGTGCGAGAACGTGGGCGTGTACGGCCTGATGCCTGACGACGACGTGCATTTGAACGGCTACTTCGGGGAGTACCTGGTCATCCGCAAGGGTTCCACGTTTTTCAACGTTTCCGGCATGACGCTGGACCAGCGCATTCTGGTGGAGCCCGCCGCCGTGGTGGTCCATTCCCTGGAACGCGCCAAGTCCACCGGACTGCTCAAGTTCAATTCCGTGGTGCTCGTGCAGGGCTGCGGCCCTATCGGCCTGCTCCAGATCGCCGCGCTGCGCACGCTGGGCATTGAAACCATCATCGCCGTGGACGGCAATGATTCCCGCCTGGAACTGGCTAAGGAAATGGGCGCCGCGCGCACGTATAATTTCACGCATTACGCGGACCTGGACGGCCTCCTTGACGCGGTGAAGAAAGATAACGGCGGCCGCCTGGCGGATTTCGTCTTCCAGTGCACGGGCGTAGGCAAGGCCGGGGCAAACGCCTGGAAGTTCGTGAAGCGCGGCGGCGGCCTGTGTGAAGTGGGCTTTTTCATGGACGGCGGGGAAAGCGTCATCAACCACCATTACGACCTCTGCAACAAGGAAGTGACCGCCGTGGGCTCCTGGGTGTATTCCCCGCAGGATTACCCGACCACGTTCGACTTCCTGAAGCGCGCCTACGGCATCGGACTGCCGCTGACCAAGCTGATTTCCCACCGCTTCAAGCTGGATGAAATCACGGAAGCCCTGGAAACGAACGTCCAGATGAAGGGCATCAAGATTGCCGTCATCTGCGACTAA
- a CDS encoding DUF58 domain-containing protein, whose product MKYLNHDLLSRLGNLPLEARHSMTGNVSGRHRSANRGSSVEFAEYRKYVSGDDTRRLDWKAYARSDRYYIKEFEADTNLRAYIVLDLSGSMNYHPEQVESKYLRACRLAANLAYIAIRQGDAVGLSFSRQTKDGATLHIPASRRPAHLNVLISQMDTQYPKGETVLAETLHELAERVSRRALVLIFSDLFTDTEELKNALRHLHFRKHDVAVFHLVDQLEIDFDFDRPIRFVDMEGGGSLITEPDLIADEYRAIVAGYLEETRRICTDINADYRLVRTGDALEDVLTGFLMGRQKKKAGR is encoded by the coding sequence ATGAAGTACCTGAACCACGACCTGCTCAGCCGCCTGGGGAATCTTCCCCTGGAAGCGCGCCACAGCATGACGGGGAACGTATCCGGCCGCCACAGGAGCGCCAACCGCGGCTCCTCCGTGGAGTTCGCGGAGTACCGCAAGTACGTTTCCGGGGATGATACGCGCCGGCTGGACTGGAAGGCGTATGCCCGGTCTGACAGGTATTACATCAAGGAGTTTGAGGCGGATACCAACCTGCGCGCCTACATCGTCCTGGACCTTTCCGGCTCCATGAATTACCACCCGGAGCAGGTGGAGTCCAAGTACCTGCGCGCGTGCAGGCTGGCGGCCAACCTGGCTTACATCGCCATCCGGCAGGGGGACGCCGTGGGGCTGAGCTTTTCCCGGCAGACGAAGGACGGAGCCACGCTGCATATCCCCGCCTCCCGCCGCCCTGCCCACCTGAACGTTCTCATCAGCCAGATGGATACGCAGTACCCCAAGGGGGAAACCGTGCTGGCGGAGACCCTGCATGAACTGGCGGAACGCGTCAGCCGCCGTGCCCTGGTGCTGATTTTTTCCGACCTGTTCACGGATACGGAGGAACTTAAAAACGCCCTCCGGCACCTCCACTTCCGCAAGCATGACGTGGCCGTGTTCCATCTGGTGGACCAGCTGGAAATTGATTTTGACTTTGACCGCCCCATCCGCTTTGTGGACATGGAGGGCGGCGGCTCCCTGATTACGGAACCGGATCTCATCGCGGACGAGTACCGCGCCATCGTGGCCGGCTACCTGGAGGAAACGCGCCGCATCTGCACGGACATTAACGCGGACTACCGCCTGGTCAGGACCGGGGACGCCTTGGAAGACGTGCTGACCGGGTTCCTGATGGGGCGGCAGAAGAAGAAAGCGGGCAGATAA
- the pyrE gene encoding orotate phosphoribosyltransferase has protein sequence MSEQYDLLKSILLEKSVRTGTFTLASGKVSDLYVDCRMTALDPVGATLVGALGWKLVQEEILPRFPEVAAIGGMTMGADPISLAVGMTSALEGAEKKLQVFTVRKEPKDHGRGRRIEGNFQAGDTVVVVDDVITTGGSTLKAIDAIEAEGGKVAAALVLLDREEGGRQAIEERGIPVYPLYTRTSLLGK, from the coding sequence ATGAGTGAACAATACGACCTTCTGAAAAGCATTCTTCTGGAAAAATCCGTGCGCACGGGAACCTTTACGCTGGCTTCCGGCAAGGTGTCAGACCTGTATGTGGACTGCCGCATGACCGCCCTGGACCCCGTGGGGGCCACGCTGGTGGGCGCGCTGGGCTGGAAGCTGGTGCAGGAGGAGATTCTGCCCCGTTTCCCGGAGGTGGCGGCCATTGGCGGAATGACCATGGGCGCAGACCCCATTTCCCTGGCCGTCGGCATGACCAGCGCTCTGGAAGGGGCTGAAAAGAAGCTCCAGGTGTTTACCGTGCGCAAGGAGCCGAAGGACCATGGCCGGGGACGCCGCATTGAGGGCAATTTCCAGGCCGGGGATACCGTGGTGGTGGTGGATGACGTCATTACGACGGGCGGCTCCACCCTGAAGGCGATTGACGCCATTGAGGCGGAAGGGGGCAAGGTAGCCGCCGCCCTGGTGCTGCTGGACCGCGAGGAAGGCGGCCGCCAGGCGATTGAGGAACGCGGCATTCCCGTTTATCCCCTGTACACCAGGACGTCCCTGCTGGGCAAATAA
- the serS gene encoding serine--tRNA ligase, with amino-acid sequence MLDIRVIRENPEEVKARLKPRSGDAWKLVDDVLACDEARRNAETEKQALQSERNATSKQIGMLKKKGEDTSSIEARVREIGDRIRELDRLAEENSAQLTSLLMNIPNLPHPECPVGADETANPEVKLWGEKPAIENPKDHVELAANLGMISFEDGARITGSGFVVYRGAGARLERALINFLLDTQTGENGYQEVGVPFVVKRECMEGTGQLPKFEEDMYGTEDQQMFLIPTAEVPVTNLYRDTILQESELPIKMAAYTPCFRREAGSAGRINRGMIRVHQFDKVELVQILKPEDSFRELEVLRSHAESILQKLELHYRVIELCTGDLGFSSAKTYDIEVWAPGQGQYLEVSSCSCFTDYQARRMRLRYKDADGKNQFCHTLNGSGTALPRLYVALLETCQQPDGSIRIPEALVPYFGADSIRPEQG; translated from the coding sequence ATGCTCGACATCCGTGTAATACGAGAAAATCCGGAAGAAGTGAAAGCGCGTTTGAAGCCCCGCAGCGGAGACGCGTGGAAGCTTGTTGATGACGTTCTGGCGTGCGATGAAGCGCGCCGCAATGCCGAGACGGAAAAGCAGGCCTTGCAGTCCGAGCGCAATGCCACCTCCAAGCAGATCGGCATGCTCAAGAAGAAGGGGGAGGACACCTCCTCCATTGAAGCGCGCGTGCGCGAAATCGGGGACCGCATCCGGGAGCTGGACCGCCTGGCGGAAGAGAATTCCGCCCAGCTCACCTCCCTGCTGATGAACATTCCCAACCTGCCGCATCCGGAATGCCCCGTGGGCGCGGATGAAACGGCCAACCCGGAGGTCAAGCTGTGGGGAGAGAAACCCGCCATTGAGAACCCGAAGGACCATGTGGAGCTGGCCGCGAACCTGGGCATGATTTCCTTTGAAGACGGCGCGCGGATCACGGGCTCCGGCTTTGTGGTATACCGTGGGGCGGGCGCGCGCCTGGAACGCGCCCTGATCAACTTCCTGCTGGACACGCAGACCGGGGAGAACGGCTATCAGGAAGTGGGCGTTCCCTTTGTGGTCAAGCGGGAGTGCATGGAAGGCACTGGGCAGCTCCCCAAATTTGAGGAAGACATGTACGGCACGGAAGACCAGCAGATGTTCCTGATTCCCACGGCGGAAGTGCCCGTGACCAACCTGTACCGGGACACCATTTTACAGGAAAGCGAGCTGCCCATCAAGATGGCCGCGTACACGCCCTGCTTCCGCCGGGAAGCCGGGAGCGCCGGACGCATCAACCGCGGCATGATCCGCGTCCACCAATTTGACAAGGTGGAGCTGGTCCAGATTCTGAAGCCGGAAGACTCCTTCCGGGAGCTGGAAGTGCTCCGCAGCCATGCGGAATCCATTCTTCAGAAGCTGGAGCTTCACTACCGCGTGATTGAACTTTGCACGGGCGACCTCGGCTTTTCCTCCGCCAAGACGTATGACATTGAAGTATGGGCTCCGGGCCAGGGGCAGTATCTGGAGGTTTCCTCCTGCTCCTGCTTTACGGACTACCAGGCGCGCCGCATGCGCCTGCGCTACAAGGACGCGGACGGCAAGAACCAGTTCTGCCACACCCTGAACGGTTCCGGCACGGCTCTGCCGCGCCTGTACGTAGCCCTGCTGGAAACCTGCCAGCAGCCGGACGGCTCCATCCGCATTCCGGAAGCGCTCGTGCCGTACTTCGGCGCGGACAGCATCCGCCCGGAACAGGGCTGA
- the hemW gene encoding radical SAM family heme chaperone HemW, whose amino-acid sequence MHLYVHIPFCHRICPYCAFFKHTPASTDMKLFIRALGREVESRAAALSTDRGGETATLYFGGGTPSMLSDTHLGRLMETLDRLVPVDRLDEFSFEANPATFTEKKVRFWRSLGMNRVSLGVQSLDPGILHLLGREHTPEQALHSVEMLKNAGMPHINMDLMFAIPGQTLSTWEATLREAVRAGTDHVSAYNLTYEEDTEFFRSLLRGEKRQDPDEDAAYFELAEHMLEAAGMQHYETSNYAREGCRSPHNMAYWKGEDYVGIGPGAVSTINGIRYSNTRDTDAYIRSTLENGLPLSEQEPVTAEDYRLERIALMLRTDEGLPLKYILPESRPLLEQYRELGLADISPEQRLILKGRGRLLVDAIAAELC is encoded by the coding sequence GTGCATCTTTACGTCCACATCCCCTTCTGCCACCGCATCTGCCCGTACTGCGCCTTCTTCAAGCACACGCCGGCCTCCACGGACATGAAGCTCTTCATCCGTGCGCTGGGGCGGGAGGTGGAATCCCGCGCCGCCGCCCTGTCCACGGACCGCGGGGGGGAAACGGCCACGCTCTACTTTGGGGGGGGAACGCCTTCCATGCTCTCGGACACGCACCTGGGACGCCTCATGGAAACCCTGGACCGGCTCGTGCCCGTAGACAGGCTGGACGAATTCTCCTTTGAGGCCAACCCCGCCACCTTTACGGAAAAAAAAGTGCGCTTCTGGCGTAGCCTGGGCATGAACCGCGTCTCCCTGGGCGTGCAATCCCTGGACCCCGGCATTCTGCATCTGCTGGGACGCGAACACACCCCGGAACAGGCCCTGCACTCCGTGGAAATGCTGAAAAACGCGGGAATGCCCCATATCAACATGGACCTCATGTTCGCCATTCCGGGGCAAACCCTCTCCACCTGGGAAGCCACCCTCAGGGAAGCCGTCCGTGCCGGAACGGACCATGTCTCCGCCTACAACCTCACCTATGAGGAAGACACGGAATTCTTCCGGAGCCTGCTGCGGGGGGAAAAAAGGCAGGATCCGGACGAAGACGCAGCCTACTTTGAACTGGCGGAACACATGCTGGAAGCGGCAGGCATGCAACACTATGAAACCTCCAACTACGCCCGGGAGGGCTGCCGCTCCCCCCACAACATGGCGTACTGGAAGGGTGAGGACTACGTGGGCATAGGCCCCGGCGCAGTCAGCACCATCAACGGCATACGGTACTCCAACACGCGGGACACGGACGCCTACATACGCAGCACGCTGGAAAACGGCCTCCCCCTCTCCGAACAGGAACCCGTCACCGCGGAAGACTACCGCCTGGAACGCATTGCCCTGATGCTCCGGACGGATGAAGGGCTGCCATTGAAATATATCCTTCCGGAATCCCGCCCCCTGCTGGAACAATACCGGGAACTGGGCCTGGCGGACATTTCCCCGGAACAAAGGCTCATCCTGAAAGGCCGCGGCCGACTGCTCGTGGACGCCATTGCGGCGGAACTGTGCTGA
- the pth gene encoding aminoacyl-tRNA hydrolase — MDAPVKMIVGLGNPGRTYEDTRHNAGFMVVDRLAAGWGAVFKTDRQRKCELAAGPGVLLVKPATFMNESGLCVGPMMRFFKLDPRSVFVIHDEVDFPLGVMKLREKGSAGGHNGIKSLIAHMGTQEFPRLRFGIGLPRGKGEMIGHVLGKFRPEERELLDVMLGKAADAVLYTMEHGITKAGNIFNAVQDH; from the coding sequence GTGGACGCACCCGTTAAAATGATCGTGGGCCTGGGCAATCCGGGCAGGACTTATGAAGATACCCGCCACAACGCGGGTTTCATGGTGGTGGACCGCCTGGCTGCCGGGTGGGGCGCCGTGTTCAAGACGGACAGGCAGCGCAAGTGCGAGCTGGCGGCCGGCCCCGGCGTGCTGCTGGTGAAGCCCGCCACCTTCATGAATGAATCCGGCCTGTGCGTGGGGCCCATGATGCGCTTCTTCAAGCTGGACCCGCGCAGCGTGTTCGTCATCCATGACGAGGTGGATTTTCCGCTGGGCGTCATGAAACTGCGGGAAAAAGGCTCCGCAGGCGGCCACAACGGCATCAAGTCGCTCATCGCCCACATGGGCACGCAGGAGTTCCCGCGCCTCCGCTTCGGCATCGGCCTGCCACGCGGCAAAGGGGAGATGATCGGCCACGTGCTGGGCAAATTCCGCCCGGAGGAACGCGAGCTCCTGGACGTGATGCTGGGAAAGGCGGCGGACGCCGTGCTGTACACCATGGAACACGGCATCACGAAGGCAGGCAACATTTTCAACGCCGTGCAGGACCATTAG
- a CDS encoding RNA recognition motif domain-containing protein gives MNTKMYVGNLSFNSTEQDLRDLFGSHGEVTEVFIPTDRESGRPRGFAFVTMDSTDSMNDAISALNGNEFQGRPLVVNEAKPQANTGGGGGGGYRGNGGGGRRDNNGYGRNRR, from the coding sequence ATGAACACAAAAATGTACGTAGGGAATTTGTCCTTCAATTCCACCGAACAGGACCTGAGGGATTTGTTTGGTTCCCATGGCGAAGTGACTGAAGTATTCATTCCAACCGACCGTGAATCCGGAAGGCCCAGAGGTTTCGCATTCGTCACCATGGATTCCACCGATTCCATGAACGATGCCATTTCCGCCCTGAACGGAAATGAGTTTCAGGGTCGCCCCCTGGTTGTCAATGAAGCCAAACCGCAGGCCAACACAGGCGGCGGCGGTGGAGGCGGTTACCGTGGCAATGGCGGCGGCGGCAGACGCGACAACAACGGCTATGGCCGCAACCGCCGCTAA
- a CDS encoding carbon-nitrogen hydrolase, with protein sequence MPKIALIQLSADARPSVNKEKTEAAIREAAAHGAQIICTQELFTTEYFCRTEECDLFNLAEPIPGELTEAHCKLAAELGVVIVASGFEKRATGLYHNTAWVVDADGTFLGMYRKMHIPQDPGFEEKFYFTPGDLGYKAFETKFGRIGVLICWDQWYPEAARLTAMQGAEIIFYPTAIGWLPEEKPLLGEQQHCAWETVQRGHAVANGCYVCAVNRVGTEGESEFWGQSFVADYYGQIVAKAPVSDEAILYAELDLDALEDHRRIWPFFRDRRIDSYGGITERWGK encoded by the coding sequence ATGCCGAAAATCGCACTCATTCAACTGTCCGCAGACGCCCGGCCCTCCGTGAACAAGGAAAAGACGGAAGCCGCCATCCGGGAGGCCGCCGCCCATGGGGCGCAGATCATCTGCACGCAGGAACTCTTCACCACGGAATACTTTTGCAGGACAGAGGAATGCGACCTTTTCAACCTGGCGGAACCCATTCCCGGAGAACTGACGGAAGCCCACTGCAAGCTGGCCGCTGAACTGGGCGTGGTGATCGTGGCCTCCGGCTTTGAAAAGCGCGCCACCGGGCTGTACCACAACACCGCCTGGGTGGTGGACGCGGACGGAACGTTCCTGGGCATGTACCGCAAGATGCACATTCCGCAGGACCCCGGCTTTGAGGAAAAATTCTACTTCACCCCCGGCGACCTGGGCTACAAGGCGTTTGAGACCAAATTCGGGCGCATCGGCGTGCTCATCTGCTGGGACCAGTGGTACCCGGAAGCCGCGCGCCTGACGGCCATGCAGGGGGCGGAAATCATCTTTTACCCCACGGCCATCGGCTGGCTGCCGGAGGAAAAACCCCTGCTGGGGGAACAGCAGCACTGCGCGTGGGAAACCGTGCAGCGCGGCCACGCCGTGGCGAACGGGTGCTACGTCTGCGCCGTCAACCGCGTGGGGACGGAAGGGGAAAGCGAATTCTGGGGGCAGTCCTTCGTGGCGGACTACTACGGCCAAATCGTCGCCAAGGCCCCCGTCAGCGATGAAGCCATCCTGTACGCGGAGCTGGACCTGGACGCGCTGGAAGACCACCGCCGCATCTGGCCCTTCTTCCGCGACCGCCGCATAGACTCCTACGGCGGCATCACGGAACGGTGGGGAAAGTGA
- a CDS encoding AAA family ATPase, translating to MEPTTPSLPDDDVAAIDRLGAIYKELSAELSKIIIGQQRVVELLSIALFSRGHALLMGVPGLAKTLLISSVAKTLDLSFNRIQFTPDLMPADITGTDIIQDDSAGGKRQFEFIKGPVFANIVLADEINRAPAKTQSALLEAMQERRVTVMGRTFTLLPPFFVLATQNPIEQEGTYPLPEAQLDRFMFLIEVDYPTEEEEMRIARETTGNRSEELKHVLSGEEIIFYQDLVRRVPVPEHIYEYAVKLVRATRPSLETSPEWVKQYVAWGAGPRAVQFLILGAKTRAALQGSYIVRKEDIDAIVEPVLMHRVVTNFAAESQGITPRKAVARLAAEV from the coding sequence ATGGAACCCACCACCCCATCTCTGCCTGACGACGACGTAGCCGCCATTGACCGGCTCGGCGCCATTTACAAGGAGCTTTCCGCGGAATTGAGCAAGATCATCATCGGCCAGCAGCGCGTCGTGGAGCTGCTGAGCATCGCCCTGTTCTCCCGCGGGCACGCGCTCCTGATGGGCGTTCCCGGCCTGGCGAAGACGCTGCTGATCAGCTCCGTGGCAAAGACGCTGGACCTCAGTTTCAACCGCATCCAGTTCACGCCGGACCTGATGCCCGCGGACATCACCGGCACGGATATCATCCAGGATGATTCCGCCGGCGGCAAGCGGCAGTTTGAGTTCATCAAGGGCCCGGTCTTCGCCAACATCGTGCTGGCGGACGAAATCAACCGCGCCCCCGCCAAGACCCAGTCCGCCCTGCTGGAAGCCATGCAGGAGCGCCGCGTCACCGTCATGGGCCGCACCTTCACCCTTCTGCCTCCCTTCTTCGTGCTCGCCACCCAGAACCCCATTGAGCAGGAAGGCACCTATCCCCTGCCGGAAGCCCAGCTTGACCGCTTCATGTTCCTGATTGAAGTGGATTACCCCACGGAGGAGGAGGAAATGCGCATCGCCCGTGAGACCACCGGAAACCGCAGCGAGGAGCTCAAGCACGTCCTCTCCGGGGAGGAAATCATTTTTTACCAGGACCTGGTGCGCCGCGTGCCCGTCCCGGAACATATTTACGAGTACGCCGTGAAGCTGGTGCGCGCCACCCGCCCCTCCCTGGAGACTTCTCCGGAATGGGTGAAGCAGTACGTGGCCTGGGGCGCGGGCCCCCGCGCCGTCCAGTTCCTCATTCTGGGGGCCAAGACCCGCGCCGCCCTCCAGGGCAGCTACATCGTCCGCAAGGAGGACATAGACGCCATTGTGGAGCCCGTGCTGATGCACCGCGTGGTCACGAACTTCGCCGCGGAGTCCCAGGGCATCACGCCCCGCAAGGCCGTGGCGCGCCTGGCGGCGGAAGTGTGA